From the genome of Thermodesulfobacteriota bacterium, one region includes:
- a CDS encoding DUF4255 domain-containing protein, protein MGDYRAIADVGETLITLLRDNMSDLVNPNSIVLLSPAEVEDQSIRLTLFLYNIMENPHLKNQEMRNISPTELGYPPLTLDLYYLLTAYASTQIPDKTEQTLEQHRILGRAMRIFYDNAILSGTTLQGSLEGTSDELRIVLNPISLDDLTKIWSAFQEVGYRLSVSYLVTPTNIDSTRDMSMQRVVSKEMNYSFMVPKR, encoded by the coding sequence ATGGGAGATTACCGGGCGATTGCCGATGTAGGGGAAACGTTAATCACGCTCTTGAGGGATAACATGAGCGACCTGGTTAATCCCAACTCCATTGTCCTGCTCTCGCCAGCAGAGGTAGAGGACCAAAGCATCCGTTTGACCCTCTTCCTGTATAACATCATGGAGAATCCTCATCTGAAAAATCAGGAGATGCGTAACATTAGCCCCACCGAGCTTGGCTATCCGCCATTGACCCTGGACCTCTATTATCTACTGACCGCTTACGCCTCGACCCAGATACCGGACAAGACGGAGCAGACCCTGGAACAGCACCGGATATTGGGAAGGGCGATGCGCATTTTTTACGATAACGCTATTTTGAGCGGCACGACTCTTCAGGGAAGCCTCGAAGGGACAAGCGATGAACTGAGGATTGTGCTTAATCCTATATCTCTTGATGACCTGACCAAGATATGGAGTGCGTTTCAGGAGGTGGGCTATAGGCTTTCCGTAAGCTACCTGGTCACTCCTACAAATATTGACTCGACGCGTGATATGAGTATGCAAAGGGTTGTATCCAAAGAAATGAATTACTCATTCATGGTTCCGAAGAGATAG
- a CDS encoding phage tail protein, giving the protein MARRDPYRQFRFRVEIDGISQAGFSECTFGDTTTDPVEYREGNEPPVFRKLSGLTKFGNITLKWGITDSMDLYNWRQRVIDAGAEKERKNMSIILIDEAGADKARWDIVQAWPSKYDPPDFSGKGNEIAIETLEIVHEGFRRVS; this is encoded by the coding sequence ATGGCAAGAAGAGATCCTTACAGGCAGTTTAGATTTCGCGTCGAGATCGACGGAATCAGCCAGGCCGGGTTCAGCGAATGCACATTCGGAGATACGACAACAGACCCGGTCGAGTATAGAGAGGGGAATGAACCCCCGGTATTTCGTAAGCTATCGGGATTGACTAAATTCGGGAATATAACACTTAAATGGGGTATTACCGACTCTATGGACCTCTATAACTGGAGGCAACGGGTTATAGATGCCGGCGCGGAAAAGGAAAGAAAAAATATGTCTATTATCCTGATCGACGAGGCCGGGGCGGATAAAGCGCGCTGGGATATCGTCCAGGCATGGCCCAGCAAATACGACCCTCCTGATTTCAGCGGGAAGGGTAACGAAATAGCAATCGAGACCCTGGAGATTGTACATGAGGGGTTTAGACGGGTGTCGTAA
- a CDS encoding GPW/gp25 family protein gives MAKEFLGRGWKFPVSVDAKTGRISMSEYEQDIRESIWIILSTAKGERVMRPDFGCGIHDLVFAPINNTTVNLVENTVREALTLWEPRIELIKVEVSAEESAQGKLLVGIDYRVRVTNNRFNLVYPFYLKEG, from the coding sequence ATGGCGAAAGAATTTCTGGGTAGAGGTTGGAAGTTCCCCGTTTCAGTGGATGCAAAGACCGGGAGAATCTCTATGTCCGAATACGAGCAGGATATAAGAGAATCGATATGGATAATCCTCTCGACTGCGAAGGGAGAACGGGTCATGCGCCCGGATTTCGGGTGCGGAATTCACGACCTTGTCTTCGCCCCGATTAATAACACAACTGTTAACCTGGTTGAGAACACTGTCCGGGAAGCCCTTACCCTCTGGGAGCCCAGGATCGAATTGATCAAGGTGGAAGTATCCGCAGAAGAATCCGCTCAAGGGAAGTTGCTTGTCGGTATCGACTATCGTGTGCGTGTCACGAACAACAGGTTTAACCTAGTTTATCCCTTTTATTTGAAAGAAGGGTGA
- a CDS encoding PAAR domain-containing protein yields the protein MPLAARVGDMTSHGTPLGPGPGSFNVLIGGMPAWRATADFHACPLATGVVPHVGGVVAIGSVTVFINNLPAARQGDMIVEGGPPNAIVTGCPTVIIG from the coding sequence ATGCCGCTCGCCGCAAGAGTAGGAGATATGACCAGTCATGGAACGCCTCTCGGCCCGGGTCCGGGAAGTTTCAACGTTCTAATCGGTGGTATGCCTGCCTGGAGGGCCACGGCGGATTTTCATGCATGTCCCTTAGCGACAGGAGTGGTGCCTCATGTCGGGGGAGTAGTGGCGATAGGCAGTGTGACTGTTTTCATTAATAACCTTCCCGCCGCCCGTCAGGGAGATATGATCGTCGAAGGCGGTCCTCCCAACGCAATCGTCACGGGATGCCCAACAGTAATAATTGGATGA
- a CDS encoding ATP-binding protein — protein MRIVSEMALDNSKTMSEGLPYADSWEHISDELRYLDLLIHLQVLKQRSHHPANPLEQLKGLVISEEEIAGLLSDIAAESSEENPLNTYILESRSLIESLKKIESKIKERRAVSRKEGVYLTLPHLSRFFNLTPFEEKCLVVCLAPEVNRKYEKLYSYLQDDLTRRRPCVDLMLNLLCNTLEDKLAARKVFDPQAPLLKCGLLQIADASPDGFTPLLSRSLRIDDRMVDFLLGSSRIDVRLDSIARLVSPQGNLVDSGVTEEARNRIQSFIRSHFSEESQAKKKLVFYFHGPHDSEKRALAEVVCSDLGVPLLIGDVEKMLSGRSSFEDIIWSLCREAVLQQASLCLENFDLLVTHDGKYQHHLESLLEMVKSFSRLTFLIGRSPWKPRGSLENHVFIDLEFFIPDDKTRRGIWESYLSGRDSVADALDVCELSNKFRFTPGQIKDALQTADNLARWRSPDNPKITMADLYSACRAQSNQKLSALARKINPKYTWGDIVLPSDQMGQLREICNQAKYRHLVYGEWGFDRKLSYGKGLNALFSGPSGTGKTMAAEIISNDLCLDLYKIDLSQVVSKYIGETEKNLEKIFAEAQTTNAILFFDEADALFGKRSEVKDAHDRYANIEIGYLLQKMEEYDGTTILATNLRQNMDEAFVRRMQVIVEFPFPDEEYRRRIWEVVFPGEAPLDRNIDFGILAREVKLPGGNIKNIAINAAFYAAEDGRLIRMAHLMRAVRQEYRKLGRIWNEAEWSTKGKLVS, from the coding sequence GTGCGAATCGTTTCGGAAATGGCACTCGATAATTCGAAGACCATGAGCGAAGGTTTGCCGTACGCCGATAGCTGGGAGCATATATCGGATGAATTGAGATACCTGGATTTACTTATTCACCTTCAGGTACTCAAACAGCGGAGCCATCATCCGGCGAATCCGCTGGAGCAGTTGAAAGGACTGGTAATATCGGAAGAGGAGATTGCCGGGTTGCTGTCGGATATTGCCGCCGAATCGAGTGAGGAGAATCCTCTAAATACCTACATTTTGGAGAGTCGGAGCTTGATCGAGTCTTTGAAAAAGATCGAGTCGAAAATCAAGGAGAGACGAGCGGTCAGCCGGAAGGAAGGAGTTTACCTAACTCTTCCGCACCTCTCTCGGTTTTTTAATCTCACCCCATTTGAAGAGAAATGCCTGGTTGTTTGCTTGGCGCCGGAGGTAAATCGCAAGTACGAGAAGCTCTACTCTTACCTGCAAGATGACCTGACTCGGAGGAGGCCATGTGTTGACTTAATGCTCAACCTGCTCTGCAATACGTTGGAAGATAAACTGGCTGCGAGGAAAGTGTTCGACCCTCAAGCACCGCTACTCAAATGCGGACTTCTACAAATAGCGGATGCCTCGCCTGATGGTTTCACACCTCTGTTATCACGGTCTCTCCGGATTGATGACCGAATGGTCGACTTCTTGCTGGGGTCAAGCCGGATAGATGTACGCCTTGATTCTATAGCCCGACTGGTTTCTCCACAGGGAAATTTGGTTGACTCCGGTGTGACCGAAGAGGCACGAAATCGAATCCAATCTTTCATTCGCTCTCATTTCAGCGAAGAGAGCCAGGCGAAGAAGAAGCTGGTCTTCTACTTTCACGGACCGCATGACTCGGAGAAAAGGGCATTAGCTGAAGTCGTCTGCAGTGATCTTGGGGTACCCTTGTTAATCGGAGACGTGGAAAAAATGCTGAGCGGACGGTCATCTTTCGAAGATATTATATGGTCACTCTGCCGGGAAGCAGTGCTTCAACAAGCCTCGTTGTGTTTGGAGAACTTCGACCTTTTGGTGACTCATGATGGGAAATATCAGCATCACTTAGAGTCCCTGCTCGAAATGGTTAAGAGCTTCTCCAGATTAACGTTTCTAATCGGCAGAAGTCCGTGGAAGCCTCGGGGGAGCCTGGAAAATCACGTTTTCATCGACCTTGAGTTTTTCATACCCGATGATAAGACGAGAAGGGGTATCTGGGAAAGCTACCTGAGCGGGCGCGATTCCGTGGCAGACGCTCTCGACGTCTGTGAATTATCTAATAAGTTCAGGTTTACACCGGGCCAGATCAAGGATGCTCTTCAAACAGCAGATAATCTGGCGCGCTGGCGAAGCCCTGATAATCCTAAGATTACGATGGCGGACCTTTACTCTGCCTGTCGTGCTCAATCGAATCAGAAACTAAGCGCCCTGGCCAGAAAGATTAACCCGAAGTACACCTGGGGTGACATCGTGCTTCCATCCGACCAAATGGGTCAGCTCCGGGAAATCTGTAACCAAGCTAAGTATAGACACCTTGTCTACGGCGAATGGGGGTTTGATCGTAAGCTTTCTTACGGTAAAGGGTTGAACGCACTCTTTAGCGGGCCTTCCGGTACGGGCAAGACTATGGCAGCCGAGATTATCTCTAACGACCTGTGCCTCGACCTTTATAAAATTGACCTTTCTCAGGTGGTCAGCAAGTACATAGGCGAGACCGAAAAAAACCTGGAAAAAATCTTTGCTGAGGCGCAAACCACCAACGCTATTTTGTTCTTTGACGAGGCAGATGCCCTTTTTGGCAAACGATCAGAGGTAAAGGATGCCCATGACCGCTATGCCAATATCGAGATCGGCTACCTGTTGCAAAAGATGGAGGAATACGACGGGACGACCATACTGGCTACCAACCTTCGACAGAACATGGATGAGGCATTCGTGCGCAGGATGCAGGTTATCGTTGAATTCCCGTTTCCGGATGAAGAATACCGGCGGCGCATCTGGGAGGTCGTTTTCCCGGGTGAAGCGCCTCTTGACCGCAACATCGACTTCGGCATCCTTGCCCGTGAGGTCAAGCTGCCCGGGGGCAATATCAAAAACATAGCCATTAATGCGGCATTCTATGCCGCTGAAGACGGCAGGCTCATTCGAATGGCACATCTCATGCGGGCGGTGCGCCAGGAATATCGGAAGCTAGGCCGGATATGGAATGAAGCGGAGTGGAGCACGAAAGGAAAGCTGGTCTCATAA
- a CDS encoding phage tail protein, translated as MPTGQKTYPYTLFRFKIEINGIIVAQVSEVSGLQVETETETYEEGGENGFVYQLPKRTKFQHITLKRGITDLEEMWKWHQEVVKGKFQRKNGAIILMDVAGEEKWRWNFFQAFPVKWTGPDFKADSNTVAFETIELAHHGIEKG; from the coding sequence ATGCCTACCGGACAAAAAACTTATCCTTACACCTTATTCAGGTTTAAGATAGAGATCAACGGGATTATTGTTGCCCAGGTGTCCGAGGTTTCCGGACTTCAGGTGGAAACGGAAACCGAGACTTACGAAGAGGGCGGGGAGAACGGTTTTGTATATCAATTACCTAAAAGGACAAAATTTCAGCACATCACCCTCAAGCGGGGCATCACCGACCTGGAAGAGATGTGGAAATGGCATCAGGAAGTGGTAAAGGGAAAATTTCAGCGGAAGAATGGGGCTATTATCTTGATGGATGTTGCCGGCGAAGAGAAGTGGCGCTGGAATTTCTTTCAGGCCTTTCCGGTCAAGTGGACGGGCCCGGATTTCAAGGCTGATAGCAACACCGTGGCCTTTGAGACTATCGAACTGGCTCATCATGGAATTGAAAAGGGATAA
- a CDS encoding LysM peptidoglycan-binding domain-containing protein, with product MARNYVIQRGDSLRKISKNFYGDPLLFKKLADYNGILNPDLIIVGQNIEVPSKR from the coding sequence ATGGCGCGTAACTACGTGATTCAGAGGGGGGATAGCTTGCGGAAGATTTCAAAGAACTTCTACGGCGATCCTTTGCTCTTCAAGAAATTGGCCGATTATAACGGGATTCTAAATCCTGACCTCATAATAGTAGGCCAGAACATAGAAGTGCCTTCTAAGCGCTAA
- a CDS encoding phage tail assembly protein — MGFQTEFEFLLPKGYVDEEGNLHKKGVMRLATAADEILPMKDPRVQSNPAYLTVILLSRVVTKLGNLETINPKVVENLFAADLSYLQEFYRTINENGNGKIKASCPKCEHQFEVEEETLGE; from the coding sequence ATGGGATTTCAGACAGAGTTTGAATTTCTCTTGCCTAAAGGGTACGTGGATGAGGAAGGAAACCTCCACAAAAAGGGGGTCATGCGGCTTGCCACGGCGGCCGATGAGATTCTGCCTATGAAAGACCCCAGGGTGCAATCAAATCCGGCCTATCTTACAGTCATATTGCTTTCAAGAGTGGTCACGAAGCTTGGAAATTTGGAGACAATAAACCCAAAGGTCGTCGAGAATCTATTTGCCGCCGACCTATCTTATCTACAGGAGTTCTACAGGACGATAAACGAAAATGGGAACGGCAAGATAAAAGCTTCATGCCCTAAATGCGAACACCAGTTTGAGGTGGAGGAAGAAACATTGGGGGAATAA
- a CDS encoding phage tail sheath family protein: MPEYLSPGVYVEEFEIGARPIEGVSTSTAGFLGPTERGPEQPRLITGFEQFRRTYGRYLADSFLAYGIEGFFTNGGKRCFVGRIVADDAVAAAANLGTQANVEAIGPGEWGNRIAVKIEDASLDPVNMFKLTVMYWNEPPPTPLVDPTILANATDPNRREPDLLEVYDNLTDNQASINYYESRINPQSNLITITHLAAGRPANQALELLTNLAGAVTGGDGSAIDLADYQGRTLTALPDGTTPRTGFLGFTEIDEISIVCVPDHHAVPNLTNEIVTHCTQMGDRFAVLHSNPATDTLATIANLRPPQDTRYAAFYFPWIKIFDTRTNQDLLVPPSGHVAGIYAKTDIERGVHKAPANEVVLGATALQFQITKGEQDLLNPRGVNCLRAFPGRGIRVWGARTSSTNTLWKYINVRRLFLYISESIEEGTQWVVFEPNDEKLWGRVRATITEFLTRVWRDGALMGTKAEEAFFVKCDRTTMTQDDIDNGRLICIIGIAPVKPAEFVIFRIAQFPGGSSITE; encoded by the coding sequence ATGCCAGAGTATTTATCACCGGGCGTGTATGTAGAAGAGTTTGAAATCGGTGCCAGGCCCATCGAGGGTGTAAGCACCAGCACCGCCGGATTTCTCGGCCCAACTGAGAGGGGCCCGGAACAACCCCGGCTCATTACCGGGTTCGAACAGTTTAGGCGGACTTACGGCCGTTATCTTGCGGACTCTTTCCTTGCTTACGGGATAGAAGGGTTTTTTACAAACGGCGGTAAACGCTGCTTTGTGGGAAGGATCGTGGCGGATGATGCTGTAGCGGCGGCTGCCAATTTGGGTACGCAGGCAAACGTTGAAGCCATCGGCCCGGGAGAGTGGGGAAACCGAATTGCGGTAAAGATTGAAGATGCGAGCCTTGACCCGGTAAACATGTTTAAGTTGACTGTAATGTATTGGAATGAACCGCCGCCAACCCCGTTGGTTGACCCGACTATTTTGGCCAATGCCACCGACCCTAACCGTCGAGAACCCGACTTGCTCGAAGTTTACGACAACCTCACTGACAACCAAGCCTCTATTAATTACTACGAGAGCAGGATTAACCCTCAATCTAATCTGATAACAATAACGCATCTGGCTGCCGGCAGGCCGGCCAATCAGGCCTTAGAATTGTTAACCAATCTAGCCGGAGCGGTAACAGGGGGGGATGGCTCGGCTATAGACCTTGCCGACTATCAGGGGAGAACCCTTACTGCTCTGCCGGATGGAACTACACCTCGAACCGGGTTCCTGGGATTTACAGAGATTGACGAAATCTCGATTGTTTGTGTGCCCGACCATCACGCTGTTCCGAACCTGACCAATGAAATTGTAACGCATTGTACCCAGATGGGAGACCGCTTTGCAGTTCTGCACTCAAATCCGGCTACGGATACCTTGGCAACAATTGCCAACCTGAGACCACCTCAGGATACCCGTTATGCGGCCTTTTATTTCCCCTGGATTAAGATCTTTGACACTAGGACAAATCAGGACCTTTTGGTTCCTCCCTCGGGTCATGTTGCCGGTATTTACGCCAAGACCGATATAGAAAGAGGGGTGCATAAAGCCCCTGCTAACGAAGTCGTCTTGGGTGCTACCGCTTTGCAGTTTCAGATTACCAAAGGAGAACAAGACCTGCTTAACCCCCGCGGTGTGAACTGCCTGCGCGCCTTTCCGGGTAGAGGCATTCGTGTTTGGGGAGCAAGAACATCCTCGACAAACACACTCTGGAAATACATAAATGTGCGCCGCCTTTTCCTCTATATATCCGAATCCATCGAAGAAGGAACTCAGTGGGTTGTCTTCGAGCCTAATGATGAAAAACTCTGGGGAAGGGTAAGGGCGACTATTACCGAATTCCTTACCAGAGTATGGAGGGACGGTGCTCTAATGGGAACCAAGGCCGAAGAAGCATTCTTTGTGAAATGCGACAGAACCACCATGACCCAGGACGATATTGATAATGGAAGGCTTATATGCATTATCGGCATTGCCCCGGTAAAACCGGCAGAATTCGTAATATTCCGTATAGCCCAATTCCCCGGCGGTTCATCAATTACGGAGTAA
- a CDS encoding DUF6760 family protein, with product MIGYPLDRIYEEVAFIAYHFHWTHEEIMNMEHRERQRWVEEISRINRQLSGEKQRSILEVE from the coding sequence ATAATAGGCTACCCCCTCGACCGGATTTACGAGGAGGTAGCCTTTATCGCATACCACTTTCATTGGACTCACGAAGAGATAATGAACATGGAGCACAGGGAAAGGCAGAGATGGGTAGAGGAGATTTCAAGAATCAACCGCCAGCTCAGCGGTGAAAAGCAAAGAAGTATTCTTGAAGTGGAATGA
- a CDS encoding phage baseplate assembly protein V, with amino-acid sequence MSILDVLKSEEQSVRRIDGVTGGIVTNNQDPEGLGRVKIKFPWLSDDNETDWVRIATLMAGGERGSFFLPEVGDEVLVAFEHGDINHPVVIGALWNGVDKPPEANSDGRNNIRKIKSRSGHEIIFNDDDTAMQEKIEIHTNSGHKIVLDDSVGQEKIEIVDKSGNNKIVIDSVQNSMNIESVLQLKIKATIVEIEATASLSLKSNAVLTIQGLPVRIN; translated from the coding sequence ATGAGTATTTTGGATGTGTTAAAAAGCGAAGAGCAGAGCGTAAGACGCATAGACGGCGTTACAGGTGGTATCGTTACAAATAATCAGGACCCAGAGGGATTAGGAAGGGTTAAGATAAAGTTCCCCTGGCTCTCAGATGACAACGAAACCGACTGGGTGCGGATTGCCACTTTGATGGCAGGCGGAGAGCGGGGGAGTTTTTTCTTGCCGGAGGTTGGAGATGAGGTGCTTGTCGCCTTCGAGCACGGAGATATAAATCATCCTGTTGTAATCGGTGCCCTCTGGAATGGTGTAGATAAGCCGCCTGAGGCGAACAGCGACGGCAGAAACAACATTCGCAAGATTAAGTCCCGAAGCGGTCACGAGATTATATTCAACGACGACGATACGGCCATGCAGGAGAAGATAGAGATCCACACCAACTCGGGTCATAAAATCGTTCTCGATGACTCTGTCGGCCAGGAAAAAATAGAAATCGTGGATAAGTCTGGAAATAACAAAATAGTAATTGATTCAGTCCAGAACTCCATGAATATAGAGAGTGTTTTACAGCTTAAAATCAAGGCCACCATCGTGGAGATCGAAGCCACCGCTTCCCTCAGCCTAAAGTCGAATGCAGTTTTAACTATACAGGGACTGCCGGTGAGGATTAACTGA
- a CDS encoding LysM peptidoglycan-binding domain-containing protein gives MLVKAFLTRKDNPSVIVPFLFNPKELSVEKSNQFAEVNIPGLPSPILQFVRGNARSVTMDLFFDTYEQGADVRTFTDQITGWDAGSMFSRLPGAAKGLMDIDSDLHAPPVCLFIWGAFMFQCIIERVSKRFTMFLPEGIPVRATLSVTLKEYREVDVQVKEISLQSADLTKRWVVTQGDSLWSIAAKEYGNPGDWRLIAEANKIDNPRILTPGEELVVPFKE, from the coding sequence ATGTTGGTGAAGGCTTTTTTGACCAGGAAGGACAATCCATCGGTAATAGTGCCGTTCCTTTTCAATCCAAAGGAGCTCAGTGTCGAAAAGAGCAATCAGTTTGCCGAGGTAAATATCCCGGGGCTTCCTTCTCCCATACTTCAGTTTGTGAGAGGTAATGCCCGGTCCGTAACTATGGACCTCTTTTTCGATACCTATGAACAAGGGGCGGATGTAAGGACTTTCACCGACCAGATTACCGGGTGGGATGCGGGAAGCATGTTCAGCAGACTTCCCGGTGCGGCAAAGGGCTTGATGGATATCGACTCCGACCTCCATGCCCCACCGGTCTGCCTGTTTATCTGGGGTGCTTTCATGTTCCAGTGCATCATAGAAAGGGTCTCCAAGAGGTTCACTATGTTTCTCCCGGAAGGAATTCCGGTAAGGGCTACGCTAAGCGTCACCCTGAAGGAATATAGAGAGGTAGATGTACAGGTAAAAGAGATTTCTCTCCAATCGGCTGACCTGACCAAGAGATGGGTGGTTACTCAGGGCGATAGCCTCTGGTCTATAGCCGCTAAGGAATATGGAAACCCCGGAGACTGGAGGCTGATTGCCGAGGCAAACAAGATTGATAATCCCCGTATATTAACTCCAGGTGAAGAGCTTGTCGTACCTTTTAAGGAGTAA
- a CDS encoding carboxypeptidase-like regulatory domain-containing protein, with product MAIIFPYVTSEFTAYEGEKIITVLSLAVRLIDDFTEEETIGNVKVTIKEGDIKAFKNLSGYYLFKDMNPGNYNFAVGSDFYLPEEMAVNLPQPDPKNPVVEVTLKPKPSYPFPRNATLVRGLVSDGNPVVDADVSVVGKTIETKTDEKGEFVLYFKGIKQEAITVEVKKGGNTKSVNTTVEEGKTVSLGIVSFP from the coding sequence ATGGCCATTATTTTCCCTTACGTTACGAGCGAGTTTACGGCATATGAGGGAGAAAAGATTATTACCGTGCTCTCTCTGGCTGTCCGTCTCATTGATGATTTCACGGAAGAGGAAACGATTGGGAACGTGAAAGTCACGATAAAGGAAGGGGATATAAAAGCCTTCAAGAATCTAAGTGGATACTACTTGTTCAAAGATATGAATCCTGGGAACTATAATTTTGCAGTTGGGTCGGACTTTTACTTACCAGAAGAGATGGCGGTTAACTTACCCCAGCCTGACCCAAAGAACCCGGTAGTCGAAGTCACTCTTAAACCTAAACCATCGTATCCGTTCCCCCGTAATGCCACCCTAGTAAGGGGCTTGGTTTCGGACGGCAATCCGGTAGTCGACGCAGATGTAAGTGTTGTCGGTAAAACCATAGAAACCAAAACGGATGAAAAGGGTGAGTTTGTACTCTATTTTAAGGGAATTAAACAAGAAGCGATTACCGTCGAGGTCAAAAAAGGTGGAAATACCAAGTCTGTTAATACAACCGTTGAGGAAGGGAAAACGGTTTCTTTGGGAATCGTTTCCTTCCCATGA
- a CDS encoding four helix bundle protein, producing the protein MYQRALDLVVGIYQFTRSLPDEEKFGLIDQIRRSATSIPLNIAEGSSSSSKRVFNRYLEMSLGSSYETKTILTICQRLSCGNKELMGELLSELDEIIAMIKGLMKTLK; encoded by the coding sequence GTGTATCAGAGAGCGCTTGATCTTGTAGTGGGAATCTACCAGTTTACTAGGTCATTACCTGATGAGGAAAAGTTTGGATTAATAGACCAAATCAGAAGGTCTGCTACATCCATACCATTGAATATAGCCGAAGGATCAAGCAGTAGTTCAAAAAGGGTCTTTAATCGCTATCTGGAAATGTCGCTTGGTTCCAGCTACGAAACAAAAACAATTCTCACCATATGTCAAAGGCTAAGTTGCGGGAATAAAGAGTTAATGGGCGAATTGTTATCTGAATTGGATGAGATTATTGCAATGATAAAAGGTTTAATGAAAACCCTCAAATGA
- a CDS encoding UpxY family transcription antiterminator — protein sequence METTVQGLSPHDCFITPPTRGKDWYAVYTVVRHEKSVNSALLEKSIDAFLPLREVASRWKDRRKAVRFPLFPGYLFVNIHPQDRYTVLNTRGVVKILGAGGNPIPVPVEQVDAVKRILESRLEYEPYSYFALGKEALVVKGPFQGLRGRILERRGGYRLILSVDIIQRAVAVEVDVRDLELV from the coding sequence ATGGAGACTACCGTACAGGGCTTATCTCCGCATGATTGCTTTATAACCCCTCCTACTCGTGGAAAGGACTGGTATGCGGTTTATACAGTAGTAAGACATGAAAAGAGCGTAAATTCGGCTCTCCTAGAAAAGAGTATAGACGCTTTTCTTCCGCTGAGGGAAGTTGCCAGTCGCTGGAAAGATAGGAGGAAAGCAGTCCGGTTCCCACTCTTTCCGGGATACCTGTTCGTTAATATTCATCCTCAAGACAGATACACAGTTTTGAATACACGGGGCGTCGTCAAGATTCTCGGCGCCGGTGGAAATCCCATACCGGTTCCAGTCGAGCAGGTCGATGCTGTGAAGAGAATCTTGGAGAGCAGGCTGGAATACGAACCTTATTCCTATTTCGCCCTGGGAAAAGAGGCCCTGGTGGTAAAGGGTCCGTTTCAGGGATTGAGGGGAAGAATATTGGAGAGAAGAGGCGGGTACAGGCTCATACTATCAGTCGATATTATCCAGCGTGCTGTCGCTGTTGAAGTAGATGTTAGGGACTTGGAATTGGTTTAG